In a single window of the Acidobacteriota bacterium genome:
- a CDS encoding SRPBCC family protein has protein sequence MKYIKETIIHASPERVFAFHELDDAFDRLVPPWEDAKIVERADISKVGSRAIIEQKLFGIVPTRWVAEHTAYDPPRMFEDVQISGPFASWRHKHIVEPHAEGAVLRDEIEFEPPLSFIGDLAAPLFILPRIEKMFEFRHKATKEWCETED, from the coding sequence ATGAAGTATATAAAGGAAACCATCATTCACGCTTCGCCCGAGCGCGTTTTTGCCTTTCACGAACTCGACGACGCATTTGACCGGCTCGTTCCGCCGTGGGAAGACGCAAAGATCGTTGAGCGCGCCGATATCTCAAAGGTCGGTTCGCGTGCGATAATCGAGCAAAAGCTGTTCGGCATCGTCCCGACCCGCTGGGTAGCAGAACACACGGCTTACGATCCGCCCCGGATGTTTGAAGATGTACAGATCTCGGGGCCGTTCGCCTCTTGGCGGCACAAACACATCGTCGAACCGCACGCTGAAGGTGCCGTGCTTCGCGACGAGATCGAGTTCGAACCGCCGTTGTCATTTATCGGCGATCTTGCGGCACCGCTTTTCATTCTGCCGCGGATCGAGAAGATGTTCGAATTTCGTCACAAGGCGACTAAAGAATGGTGCGAAACTGAAGATTAA
- a CDS encoding Dabb family protein, whose protein sequence is MLIHIVCWKYKPETTPEMRTKHIESLRALSDIVAGIESLDVGADILGLDRSFDTGLVIKFTGRDALENYTIHPEHQKVAAMGREIAERAVSVDFET, encoded by the coding sequence ATGCTCATCCATATTGTCTGTTGGAAATACAAACCCGAAACAACGCCGGAAATGCGAACTAAGCATATCGAAAGCCTTCGCGCGTTGAGCGATATCGTCGCCGGTATCGAAAGCCTCGACGTCGGGGCCGATATCTTGGGACTTGACCGCTCTTTCGACACGGGGCTTGTGATAAAGTTCACGGGCCGCGATGCTCTTGAGAACTACACGATACATCCTGAACATCAAAAGGTCGCGGCAATGGGCCGCGAGATAGCCGAGCGTGCCGTTTCTGTTGACTTTGAAACATAA